The Paenibacillus beijingensis nucleotide sequence CTCATTTTGCCTGCTGTTGACGCGCAGTACGTAATTGCTCTGTTTCGTATGTACCTTATACGTTTGGTTGCAAAGCCCCCCACTAAGCCTTTCAACACTTACGAATTCATCGTATAGCTCCGGTACCCCGCGAATAATTTCTTCCACTTTCATGTTCAACAGGACCCACTCCTAATTTGATCTTTAGCAGCTAAAAATAGAAGCACACGAGAGACAGCGGCAACTTCGGATATGAATAAAGCCTATTACTAAATCTCCCCATTTAAACGTTTACGTAAGCGTTTACATTTATAAGTATAAGGCAATTATACATCTCCTTGCTTTGGAGTCAAGTTAAACATTATTAGAGGGTACTTTTTCAAAGTATCCCTCTACTGGTAACGTTTCATATACATGCGGCTTTGTCTGCATGGAACAAAAGCTCAAAAAGGCAAAAAATCCTTGATGACATATGGGGAAGTCATGAGTGCCAACAGGCCCCCGTAATCCGGCAAAAAGGAGACCGAATCGCCCACATGCAAAGGGATCGAAACATCCGTTATATCCACAATCATATGATCGCTGCTTGCTCCCAATATTTCCATTCCTTGCAGACGAGGGGCAAGGGCATAAGGGGATACATCCTGTCGGCCAATCGCAAGAATGGCCCTTTTTCGGATCCCTTTATTGACAAAATGCGGCTTTCTGCCAAAAGAATCCACATCTATTTCACCTGTCGGCACAGACGGTTTTTCACGAATCTCTATAATTTCCGCCAGCAGTTCAAAAGCATCTCGATAACCTCCTGCTAGACACACTCCAGATGAAACGCCTGCCAAAAAAATAGCTTCCCCTATCCGCAATTCGTTAATCTCGGGAGGAAGTTTTCCTTCTTCAAGCAGCTGCAATGTGGATGAAGATCCCCCCGACAGGATCGGCAGATCAAGCTGATATTTGCTTTCAATATATTCCTTCCACCCGACCAGTAAAGAAGTATTTTGATAAGAAGGACGCACTCCGCCGTAACAGCCTACATTTATGGCCAACCCTTGAAGCCGAATATGGGAGTAAGAAAGAATTTGTTCCATGAAAGAATCCAATTCGCGGGGCAAGATCCCTTCTCTCAAATCCCCTGCCTCCATCATGAGGATGACGTTATGAATCTTGTTGCATTTTTTCGCAGCCCAATGAAATTGATCCATGACTTCAAGCTCCGATTGATAACTGCAGTCAGCATAATGAACCGCTTCAACTGCCTCCGATTTCATCGGAACGCGAAGCAGGGCGATTTCATTTTCAAAACCGGCTGTTCGAAGATGAATAATATTTTTCAAACGTGAATCCGCGAACTTCCGTATACCGCTATTCTCCAATACATGTACAATTTTCGGATGGGCACATACCACTTTCGTTACGCCAACTACGTTAATACCGTAACGGCTGCATAATTCGACAATCGTTTTGGCATTATGCCCTATTTTCTTTAGGTCGATGACGAGTCTGAGGCCGCTACAATGCAACGTCATCTTCCGGAGCTTTCAAGAGAACAATCGTGTTTTTATTTAAGAATGGGCTGAGCTTTGCGGCAGCTTCCCCTTGTGAAATAAAATAAACGTTGCTTTTATCCATTCCGCATTCAATCGCTTTGTTTCCAATTGCTTTTGGCTTGTCGCCGATAATGACAAGAATATCCACACCCACTTCTGCGGCAACCTTTCCCATCTTGGCATACTGCACCTGCGCATAGCTGCTCGTTCCTAAATTGTACATAAATCCCAGGACAGCCACCTTCAGCTTATTACCGGCAATCTCTTTCAGGACGCGAAGCGCCGCTTCCATGGAAGGAGGGGTATTGTTCCAGTTATCATCGAGGATGGTGCAGCCGCCCGGCCCCTCACGCAGCTCCAAGCGCCTTCTCAAATGCTTGAACGTTTTCAGCCTGTCAATCGCCTCTTCCACATCGACTCCCGCGTACCTAACGGCCGCCAAAGCAGCCAGAGCATTATAGACATTGTGTTGTCCAAGTCCAGGCACAACGACTTCATAATCGCGATTTTCGTAGGTTAAAGTAAATGATATCCCTTCCTTGACGGTTTTCACTTCTTTTGCTTTCCAGTGGCAACCGTCTTGAAAGCCAAAATAAACGATTTTTTCACAATGGCTTACGTCAATTTTTCTGATGTTCTCGTCATCCGCATTCAGGATAATGACGTCATTTGCCGGATCCATTCCGTCTAGGATTTCGGATTTGGCTTTGATGTAGTTTTCCGGAGTTTTGCAGCCTACTAAATGGTAAACGCCAATATTTAACAGGATTCTGATTTGAGGCTTGAAATATCGGCAGCTTTCCGATAGATCTCCCGGCCAGTCTACCCCCATCTCGAATACGGCTGCCTGGGTGCTTTCATCAATGCGCAGCAAATAGCCGAGGTTCGCCCTTGAAGCATTCCAGCTTTTATAGGTGGCTTGAACTTTATACTGTTCCGATAAAATATGTTTTATCATTTCTTTTGTGGTCGTCTTGCCGCAAGTTCCTGTAACACCGATAATCGGGATATTAAACAGACTGCGATAATACTCGACAAATTTCCAATAGGCTTCGTCGATATCCTTCACCTGGATGATCGCCACATCGTCCAGCAGTGTCATAAAATAGTCGGCATCTTCTGTAACCAGCACCGTAGCTTTATATTTCTTGAATTCTTCCAAACTAATATCTCTTTTTTTATAGAGATGGAAATACACCGTGCTGTCATTCAGATCCCGTACACGTTTCACTGCGTCTTTCACAAGAAAGGTACGGTCCTTTGTTTTCAGTTTACCGCCTGTTACATTTACAATTTCATGTAAATATAAACCCTTCATTCGTTCACCCGCCTCTTCCTTTTGTTCCACCTTATGATTGGAGAGCGTCATCGGTATGGACTACCGAGCCTATGGGAGAAAGCCCTATTTTCCCCCCTTAAGTCAAGTACCCAAGCTTAACGAAAGATTTTGAATATGCATGATCACGTAGCGAACTGTAGGGATCGGTCTAGAATCATCTCTTCAATAGGGGGTCTTGAAGGGTCATGCACCTGAATTCGTTAGGTATTCTTCTTCCGCATAAGCAGTGGAACAGGCTGTTAAAAAGGAATATCGGCCCTCAAATTGAGGAATATATCCGTAAGGGAGAGGAGGAGCAGCTGCCCGTTATATTTTTTTCTCTCGAATCGGTTCATTTAAAATCATTGACCTGTAATGCCATCCGAATGGTCGATGGAAGAATGGAAAAACAAGACCAGATTAAACTTCCGGCTATTCTTTACAATCCGCAAAAAATCTCTTTGAAAAAAAATGTATTATTGTGGCGAGCGCTGTGCAATCTGAATAAGTTCCATATCATCAATGAACATAACGTGATCAATAACGATTTGTTGTTCGACATGCTGAAAGCTTATCCGGTATTTCAAGGCAGGGTCGATCATAAGACAACACCGGAATCTCCTTTGTACTGCAGCCTTAACCAACGCACGGACAAAAATGAGTGGCAACTAACGGCTGCCTATGCCCGGGGAATGAACGCTGCCGCATATGGATGGGATAAAGCGGTCGACAAGCATTATTCCGGCACCAGCCATGAGGATAAAAAAAAGATTACATCTTCTCTGCAAGAGCTAAATCGATCTATCCTCCACTACCTAAGCAGATATTTCACGGGTATAGATGAAATTGGACTGACATTTCTATTAGACGCATCGGGACAACCGCATTTTTGCGGTGTGAAAAACAAACATAAAATGCTATATGAATTGTATCTTTGGAACCGCCGATTGTGGCAGCAAGCGCTCCATCTTCCGATCAAAAGGGCTGCCAGCTATTCGCATCAACTAACCGAAGAGAAGAATCTGAAAGATATCGTTTGGATGAATGGGATTAGAAGCGATGCCGACGGTTTGCATCAACAAGACAATGTGAATTATTCGAAGGATATCGTTTGGGTCAAATTAATGGAGTTTGAAAACAATGACCCGCTTATTCGGCTGCCTTCCCCCCTCTTTGCTAATTTTCCTCAAGAAGAGCTATGGATCCAATTCGGTATCAAGAAACGAAGAGTCAAACTGGAAGAGAGCGAATGGATTGCTGTCAGAAATAGCTTCTACACACCGATGGAAATCTATATTTCCTCGAACGTGGCGGGGCAATTAAGATTTCCGAGCGACTTCACTTACCAATTGAAATATGAGGACGATACCATTGTCATCGGACCGACCATCGGCCTCCTGCTGGGAGAGAGAACCCAGGTTTACAACCCGGAATATATGCAGAAGTATAGCGACCGTTTCGGAATTTACAACCGCATCGGCGGGCTAACCATTGCCTTTTCTCCCCGCTCCATTGATTGGGAGGCAGAGCTTGTTTACGGGTTCATCTATTACCCTGACCGAAAGAAATGGGATTACGGTTTCGCCCCGATCCCTGCTGCTGTCTATCGGCGGAACTTCCACCAAGAAGAAACCGGTATCAATCGCTTGATTGCCAGAACCGCCAACGGCCTATTCAATTCCCAGCGGTTCACCAAGCTCGATCTATACTACCTTCACAACGAACCAACCATCAAGGATCATCTGCCGGAAACCCACTTGCTGACGGAGTTTGATCCATTGCTCGCTGTACTCCGGGAAAAGCAGAAAATTATTCTCAAGCCCCTTGAATTGTCACGCGGACGGGGCATTTTGATCCTTGAACAAAGCAAAGAAGCGGAAAAGGGATATATCCTTCACGACTATCGATCCAATCATGTAATGCATCATCGCCTTAATAACGCTAGAACTCTGCAGGCTATACTGAAAAAAATGGATCTGATGAACAGCCATTATTTATATCAAGACTATATCCGGCTAAAAAAGTTCGGTGACAGCCCGTTTGATGTCCGTGTCGTCATGCAAAAAAACCAAACACTTCAATGGCAATGTACCGGAATCGAATGCAGGGTAGCGAAACAAGGCGATCAAATTACGAACGTATCCAGGGGCGGCATGGCGATCACACTGGAACATGCCCTTAACCAGTCCGGCAAATTTCTTTCCGTTCAGGAGATTAAACAGCAGATCCTTACGCTCAGCGAACAGTTTTGTCTGCTGATGGACAAAAAAGGACATTTCAGCGAATTTGGCCTTGACATCGGTATAGATGAAAATGGATATCCTTGGCTAATCGAAGCCAATATATTTCCCAGCTTTAAAGGATTTAAACAAATGGATTTCAGCATGTACCTGGACATTCGGCGCAAGCCTCTCCTCTACGCGACCGCCTTGCAGGGCTTTAAAACATAAAAGGAGGAAGTCATCCATGCTCTTTCACATTCGAATAAATCCGGACAGCACAGGAATGATCTTCTTTCATCATGATGTCATCGAACAATATTCGTTGCTCCCATCTTCCTCTATAAGATTAAAAATTGGCGCTTGGGAAAAGCAGGCGGAGATCGCTGCTCATTCCGCTGAAGACCCCTCCCTTTTTTTCCTGTCCGCAGATATTGCCGCAGATGTCGGATTACCTGAACACCTGCCTTACGAATTAACGCTGGACCAGCAGGAGATTCAAATCGGGCCTGTGATCGGTATCCTCATCCGTGGGAAAATAACGGAGTTAAAGCCGAATAGATTGAATATCTATTTAAAATATGTCGTCAATTATAAGCAGCTGCGCGGCCTGATTCTCTTATTTACGGTTGATGGAATCGATGACACACAGAAAAAAGTGAACGGCTTTGCCTTCAATCCGGATTCAAACCGCTGGGAAAAAGGATCTTACGTATTTCCCTCCGCTGTATTTTGTCGAAGAAGCGCAACCCCCAAGCTCCGAAGTTGCTTTACCCGCTTATGCGGGAACCGATTTTTCAATTCCCAGGTTTTCAACAAATGGGAGATGTGGGAGCGTTTAAGCGGGTACGAAAGCATGCGGGCCCACCTGCCGGATACCAGCTTGGCCGTTCACAAGAATGAACTGAAACGATTCATTGATCAGCACCAAATCGTGTTCCTGAAGCCGAAGGCCGGGATGCAAGGTTCAGGAATCTTCCGATTGGAACAGCAAGGATCAAGCTATATTTTCCAATATGAACTAAACGGACAAAGCTTGACCTCTACCGCCTACAGTTGGGAAGATGCTTATTCCTTTTTGAAGATGGAGCTGAACCTGGAGAAATATCTGGTACAGCAGGGAATCCCGCTTATCAAGATGGGGCAGCGGGTCATCGACTTCAGGGTGCTTGTACAGAAAAACAGGCATGGAAGTTGGTGCGTGCAAGGGATCGTTTCCCGCCTCGGAAAGAAAAACAGCATTGTAAGCAATATTTCCAGCGGCGGCAGCGCAGAAAAAGCATGGTTCACCCTGCTGAAAATTTATGGCCAGGATGAACGTACCGCCATAAAAAAGCAGAACGAAATGGAGCACTTGGCCATTGAAGCATGCGAGACGCTGGAAATGACGGGATTGCATTTGGGGAATGTAGGAATGGATATGGCGCTGGACCAGAGCGGACATTGTTGGATTATTGAAATCAACAACCGGGACCCCGATGCGACTATTGCTCTTGATGCAGGCGATCAGGAACTGTATTACCGGCTCAAATCCGCTCCGCTGGACTATGCCAAATGGCTGACCGGCTTTGGATGAAAATGAGGATAGGGTGAAGTCTCGGCATTGATCAAATTGAAAGCCATTATGACCTACCCTTCGCCTTGCTGATGGCTTGTTCTCGGCTGGTGACTTGCAGCTTATTCAGGATATATCCGACGTAATTGGATACTGTCTTTGTACTGAGTTCCAAAGCTCGGGAAATTTCGGAGTTGGAGAGTCCTTCCGCCATTAAGCTCAATACTTCTTTCTCGCGGTAGGTTAGGTCCGGGAAGT carries:
- a CDS encoding alanine/ornithine racemase family PLP-dependent enzyme, coding for MTLHCSGLRLVIDLKKIGHNAKTIVELCSRYGINVVGVTKVVCAHPKIVHVLENSGIRKFADSRLKNIIHLRTAGFENEIALLRVPMKSEAVEAVHYADCSYQSELEVMDQFHWAAKKCNKIHNVILMMEAGDLREGILPRELDSFMEQILSYSHIRLQGLAINVGCYGGVRPSYQNTSLLVGWKEYIESKYQLDLPILSGGSSSTLQLLEEGKLPPEINELRIGEAIFLAGVSSGVCLAGGYRDAFELLAEIIEIREKPSVPTGEIDVDSFGRKPHFVNKGIRKRAILAIGRQDVSPYALAPRLQGMEILGASSDHMIVDITDVSIPLHVGDSVSFLPDYGGLLALMTSPYVIKDFLPF
- a CDS encoding UDP-N-acetylmuramoyl-tripeptide--D-alanyl-D-alanine ligase; the protein is MTLSNHKVEQKEEAGERMKGLYLHEIVNVTGGKLKTKDRTFLVKDAVKRVRDLNDSTVYFHLYKKRDISLEEFKKYKATVLVTEDADYFMTLLDDVAIIQVKDIDEAYWKFVEYYRSLFNIPIIGVTGTCGKTTTKEMIKHILSEQYKVQATYKSWNASRANLGYLLRIDESTQAAVFEMGVDWPGDLSESCRYFKPQIRILLNIGVYHLVGCKTPENYIKAKSEILDGMDPANDVIILNADDENIRKIDVSHCEKIVYFGFQDGCHWKAKEVKTVKEGISFTLTYENRDYEVVVPGLGQHNVYNALAALAAVRYAGVDVEEAIDRLKTFKHLRRRLELREGPGGCTILDDNWNNTPPSMEAALRVLKEIAGNKLKVAVLGFMYNLGTSSYAQVQYAKMGKVAAEVGVDILVIIGDKPKAIGNKAIECGMDKSNVYFISQGEAAAKLSPFLNKNTIVLLKAPEDDVAL
- a CDS encoding YheC/YheD family protein, whose amino-acid sequence is MHLNSLGILLPHKQWNRLLKRNIGPQIEEYIRKGEEEQLPVIFFSLESVHLKSLTCNAIRMVDGRMEKQDQIKLPAILYNPQKISLKKNVLLWRALCNLNKFHIINEHNVINNDLLFDMLKAYPVFQGRVDHKTTPESPLYCSLNQRTDKNEWQLTAAYARGMNAAAYGWDKAVDKHYSGTSHEDKKKITSSLQELNRSILHYLSRYFTGIDEIGLTFLLDASGQPHFCGVKNKHKMLYELYLWNRRLWQQALHLPIKRAASYSHQLTEEKNLKDIVWMNGIRSDADGLHQQDNVNYSKDIVWVKLMEFENNDPLIRLPSPLFANFPQEELWIQFGIKKRRVKLEESEWIAVRNSFYTPMEIYISSNVAGQLRFPSDFTYQLKYEDDTIVIGPTIGLLLGERTQVYNPEYMQKYSDRFGIYNRIGGLTIAFSPRSIDWEAELVYGFIYYPDRKKWDYGFAPIPAAVYRRNFHQEETGINRLIARTANGLFNSQRFTKLDLYYLHNEPTIKDHLPETHLLTEFDPLLAVLREKQKIILKPLELSRGRGILILEQSKEAEKGYILHDYRSNHVMHHRLNNARTLQAILKKMDLMNSHYLYQDYIRLKKFGDSPFDVRVVMQKNQTLQWQCTGIECRVAKQGDQITNVSRGGMAITLEHALNQSGKFLSVQEIKQQILTLSEQFCLLMDKKGHFSEFGLDIGIDENGYPWLIEANIFPSFKGFKQMDFSMYLDIRRKPLLYATALQGFKT
- a CDS encoding YheC/YheD family protein gives rise to the protein MLFHIRINPDSTGMIFFHHDVIEQYSLLPSSSIRLKIGAWEKQAEIAAHSAEDPSLFFLSADIAADVGLPEHLPYELTLDQQEIQIGPVIGILIRGKITELKPNRLNIYLKYVVNYKQLRGLILLFTVDGIDDTQKKVNGFAFNPDSNRWEKGSYVFPSAVFCRRSATPKLRSCFTRLCGNRFFNSQVFNKWEMWERLSGYESMRAHLPDTSLAVHKNELKRFIDQHQIVFLKPKAGMQGSGIFRLEQQGSSYIFQYELNGQSLTSTAYSWEDAYSFLKMELNLEKYLVQQGIPLIKMGQRVIDFRVLVQKNRHGSWCVQGIVSRLGKKNSIVSNISSGGSAEKAWFTLLKIYGQDERTAIKKQNEMEHLAIEACETLEMTGLHLGNVGMDMALDQSGHCWIIEINNRDPDATIALDAGDQELYYRLKSAPLDYAKWLTGFG